A genomic window from Scomber scombrus chromosome 18, fScoSco1.1, whole genome shotgun sequence includes:
- the socs3a gene encoding suppressor of cytokine signaling 3a, whose amino-acid sequence MVTHSKFDSAMSSSLLDSNMRLPHRYKTFTSKTQYQMVLTTLQKLQESGFYWGPITGKEANAMLASETTGTFLIRDSSDNRHLFTLSVKTASGTKNLRIQCDTASFYLQTDPKNIQSVPHFDCILKLVHYYMPQSKGNTRTGNIYYIYSGGEKIPLELLKPLPCNLSTLQHMCRKTVNGHLDISTKRDQLPHHLKEFLQEYDSPI is encoded by the coding sequence ATGGTAACTCACAGCAAGTTTGACTCCGCAATGAGCAGCAGCCTCTTGGACTCCAACATGCGGCTGCCTCACCGTTACAAGACTTTCACCTCCAAGACACAGTACCAGATGGTCCTCACCACTCTCCAAAAACTCCAGGAGAGTGGCTTCTACTGGGGCCCCATCACCGGAAAGGAAGCCAACGCCATGCTGGCGTCTGAGACAACCGGTACCTTCCTCATCCGGGACAGCTCAGACAACCGTCACCTGTTCACCCTCAGTGTCAAGACGGCGTCGGGTACCAAAAATCTGCGTATCCAATGTGATACAGCCTCTTTTTACCTGCAAACCGACCCTAAGAACATTCAATCTGTACCCCACTTTGACTGCATCCTCAAGCTGGTTCATTACTACATGCCTCAGAGCAAAGGGAACACCCGCACTGGGAATATTTACTACATTTACTCTGGAGGAGAGAAAATCCCTCTGGAGCTCCTCAAACCTCTCCCCTGTAATTTGTCCACCTTGCAGCACATGTGCAGGAAGACAGTCAATGGACATTTGGACATTTCAACTAAAAGAGACCAACTTCCTCATCATCTTAAGGAATTCCTCCAGGAATATGACTCTCCTATTTAA